One part of the Mesorhizobium sp. M4B.F.Ca.ET.058.02.1.1 genome encodes these proteins:
- a CDS encoding DNA repair exonuclease: MFRFIHSSDLHIGKRFGNMPEDLRGRLREARHGAISRLAEQARVHGASTILLAGDTFDTETPTPAMLRQAMAEMSQSAPLRWILLPGNHDSLLADQLWSAADSVVPDNVLLATRPETLTIGADVALLPAPCTTRRPGRDLTEWMNSAATPQGAIRLGLAHGAIQNFSEDSAASDVIAPDRATKAGLDYLALGDWHGPVTINERSRYSGAPEPDRFKHDTPGQALVVSIAGPGAVPEIVAVETASFSWKTAPLHLLSGDDSAAAFEALLPPAHLRRQTLLRIAASGRVRLSGRTILQAAIAVAAPDFAYLELDGDGLATDCESGDLDRIDRSGALREAAQALLDESSDETRSAVERDISREALVRLFSYCEAMGS; this comes from the coding sequence ATGTTTCGATTCATCCACAGCTCCGATCTTCATATCGGCAAGCGGTTCGGCAACATGCCAGAGGATCTGCGCGGGCGGCTCCGTGAAGCGCGCCATGGCGCGATCAGCCGGCTGGCAGAGCAGGCACGCGTCCATGGTGCATCCACCATACTTCTGGCCGGCGATACGTTCGATACCGAAACGCCCACTCCAGCGATGTTGCGGCAGGCCATGGCCGAGATGAGCCAGAGCGCGCCTCTGCGCTGGATATTGCTGCCTGGCAACCATGATTCCCTGTTGGCTGATCAATTGTGGAGTGCAGCGGACAGCGTTGTGCCGGACAATGTCCTGCTGGCGACGCGGCCCGAAACCCTGACCATTGGCGCGGACGTGGCGCTGCTGCCTGCACCTTGCACCACCCGCAGACCCGGTCGCGACCTTACCGAGTGGATGAACAGCGCCGCGACGCCGCAAGGCGCCATCCGGCTCGGCCTTGCTCATGGCGCTATTCAGAACTTTTCCGAAGATTCAGCAGCGTCCGATGTCATTGCACCAGATCGCGCGACTAAGGCCGGCCTCGATTATCTGGCACTTGGCGACTGGCACGGACCCGTCACCATCAATGAGCGCAGCCGTTATAGCGGTGCGCCCGAACCTGACCGTTTCAAGCATGATACACCCGGTCAGGCCCTTGTCGTTTCCATTGCCGGGCCTGGCGCCGTGCCCGAGATCGTGGCCGTTGAAACAGCTAGCTTTTCCTGGAAAACCGCTCCCCTGCATCTGCTGTCTGGCGACGACAGCGCCGCGGCATTTGAAGCGTTGCTTCCACCGGCTCATCTGCGGCGTCAGACTTTGCTGCGAATTGCCGCGTCTGGCCGGGTGCGGTTAAGTGGGCGAACGATCCTTCAAGCGGCGATCGCGGTAGCCGCGCCCGACTTCGCCTATCTGGAACTGGACGGGGACGGGCTCGCGACCGACTGCGAAAGTGGCGATTTGGATCGGATCGACCGCTCTGGTGCCCTTCGCGAGGCAGCGCAGGCACTGTTGGATGAAAGCAGCGACGAAACCCGGTCGGCTGTCGAACGCGACATATCGCGAGAAGCACTGGTTCGGTTGTTCAGCTATTGCGAGGCGATGGGATCATGA